Proteins encoded together in one Canis aureus isolate CA01 chromosome 21, VMU_Caureus_v.1.0, whole genome shotgun sequence window:
- the LOC144293296 gene encoding olfactory receptor 4C11-like, translated as MQQNNSVTEFILLGLTQDPMRQKMVFVIFSILYVGTVVGNLIIIVTIKSSRTLGSPMYFFLFYLSLADSCFSTSTAPRLIVDSLSAKKIITYNECMTQVFALHLFGSMEIFVLILMAVDRYVAICMPLRYPTIMRRQVCTILIVLAWIGSFIHSTAQIILALRLPFCGPNLIDHYCCDLQPLLKLACMDTYVINLLLVSNSGAICSSSFVILMISYIVILHSLRNHSAEGKKKALSTCTSHIIVVILFFGPCIFIYTRPPTTFPMDKMVTVFYTIGTPFLNPLIYTLRNAEVKNAMKNLWHVKITSESKR; from the coding sequence ATGCAGCAAAATAACAGCGTAACAGAGTTCATACTGTTAGGACTAACCCAAGATCCTATGAGACAGAAAATGGTATTTGTAATCTTCTCCATTTTATATGTGGGAACTGTGGTTGGGAATTTGATTATTATTGTGACCATCAAGTCTAGCCGGACACTTGGGAGCCCCATgtactttttcctattttatttgtcCCTTGCTGATTCCTGCTTTTCAACTTCCACAGCCCCCAGACTAATTGTGGATTCACTCTCtgcaaaaaaaatcataacttaCAATGAGTGCATGACTCAAGTCTTTGCACTACACTTATTTGGCTCCATGGAGATTTTTGTCCTCATCTTAATGGCCGTtgatcgctatgtggccatctgtatgcctttaCGTTACCCAACCATCATGAGACGGCAGGTCTGCACCATCCTAATTGTTCTGGCATGGATTGGATCTTTTATCCATTCTACAGCCCAGATTATCCTGGCTTTGAGATTGCCCTTCTGTGGACCCAATTTGATTGATCATTACTGCTGTGATTTGCAGCCCTTGCTGAAACTTGCCTGCATGGACACTTATGTGATCAACCTACTGTTGGTGTCTAATAGTGGGGCCATTTGCTCAAGCAGTTTTGTGATTCTGATGATCTCCTATATTGTCATCTTGCATTCCCTGCGAAACCACAGTgcggaagggaagaaaaaagctCTCTCTACTTGTACTTCTCACATCATTGTAGTAATCTTATTCTTTGGTCCATGTATATTCATTTATACACGCCCCCCAACTACTTTCCCCATGGACAAGATGGTAACTGTATTTTATACTATTGGGACACCTTTTCTCAATCCACTTATCTACACACTGAGGAATGCAGAAGtgaaaaatgccatgaaaaaTCTATGGCATGTCAAAATTACCTCAGAAAGCAAAAGATGA
- the LOC144293297 gene encoding olfactory receptor 4C11 yields MQQNNSVTEFILLGLTQDPIRQKMIFVIFSIFYVGTVVGNLLIIVTIKSSRTLGSPMYFFLFYLSLADSCFSTSTAPRLIVDSLSAKKIITYNECMTQVFALHLFGCMEIFVLILMAVDRYVAICMPLRYPTIMRRQVCTILIVLAWIGSFIHSIAQIILALRLPFCGPNLIDHYCCDLQPLLKLACMDTYKINLLLVSNSGAICSSSFVILMLSYIVILHSLRNHSAEGKKKALSTCTSHIIVVILFFGPCIFIYTRPPTTFPMDKMVAVFYTIGTPFLNPLIYTLRNAEVKNAMKKLWHIKITSESKK; encoded by the coding sequence ATGCAGCAAAATAACAGCGTAACAGAGTTCATACTATTAGGACTAACCCAAGACCCTATCAGACAGAAAATGATATTTGTAATCTTCTCCATTTTTTATGTGGGAACTGTGGTTGGGAATTTGCTTATTATTGTGACCATCAAGTCTAGCCGGACACTTGGGAGCCCCATgtactttttcctattttatttgtcCCTTGCTGATTCCTGCTTTTCAACTTCCACAGCCCCCAGACTAATTGTGGATTCACTCTCtgcaaaaaaaatcataacttaCAATGAGTGCATGACTCAAGTCTTTGCACTACATTTATTTGGCTGCATGGAGATCTTTGTCCTCATCCTCATGGCCGTtgatcgctatgtggccatctgtatgcctttaCGTTACCCAACCATCATGAGACGGCAGGTCTGCACCATCCTAATTGTTCTGGCATGGATTGGATCTTTTATCCATTCTATAGCCCAGATTATCCTGGCTTTGAGATTGCCCTTCTGTGGACCCAATTTGATTGATCATTACTGCTGTGATTTGCAGCCCTTGCTGAAACTTGCTTGCATGGACACTTATAAGATCAACCTATTGTTGGTGTCTAATAGTGGGGCCATTTGCTCAAGCAGTTTTGTGATTCTGATGCTCTCCTATATTGTCATCTTGCATTCTCTGCGAAACCACAGTgcggaagggaagaaaaaagctCTCTCTACTTGTACTTCTCACATCATTGTAGTAATCTTATTCTTTGGTCCATGTATATTCATTTATACACGCCCCCCAACTACTTTCCCCATGGACAAGATGGTGGCCGTATTTTATACTATTGGGACACCTTTTCTCAATCCACTTATCTACACACTGAGGAATGCAGAAGtgaaaaatgccatgaaaaaGCTATGGCATATCAAAATTACCTcagaaagcaaaaaatga